A genomic stretch from Sphingomonas faeni includes:
- a CDS encoding carbonic anhydrase — MIEGYHRFKDGPWEEQRERWAELRDGQSPKVMIIACSDSRVEPAQIFDTLPGEVFVVRNVANLVPPFETGGGYHGVSAAIEFAVTQLKVEEIVVMGHEKCGGCKAALTQAFADADHGAGGFVSDWVSLLDGAREKVISKYGESEQAGREMELESVRTSIANLRTFPFVTEAEAAGTLALRGAYFGIDKGQMLLLNEDDKFIQAEAAEAKSAKA; from the coding sequence ATGATCGAAGGTTATCATCGGTTTAAGGACGGCCCCTGGGAGGAGCAGCGGGAGCGCTGGGCGGAACTGCGGGACGGCCAGAGCCCGAAGGTGATGATCATCGCCTGCTCCGACAGCCGCGTCGAACCAGCCCAGATTTTCGACACCCTGCCGGGCGAAGTGTTCGTCGTTCGCAACGTCGCCAACCTCGTGCCGCCGTTCGAAACCGGTGGTGGCTATCACGGTGTATCGGCAGCGATCGAGTTCGCCGTCACTCAGCTGAAGGTCGAAGAGATCGTCGTGATGGGCCACGAGAAGTGCGGTGGCTGCAAGGCGGCGTTGACCCAAGCGTTTGCCGATGCCGACCACGGTGCTGGCGGCTTCGTTTCCGACTGGGTCAGCCTGCTCGACGGTGCACGGGAGAAGGTGATCTCGAAGTACGGCGAGAGCGAACAGGCTGGTCGCGAGATGGAGCTCGAGTCGGTCCGCACCTCGATCGCCAACCTGCGCACGTTCCCGTTCGTGACGGAAGCCGAAGCCGCGGGCACGCTCGCACTTCGCGGCGCCTATTTCGGGATCGACAAGGGCCAGATGCTGCTGCTCAACGAGGATGACAAGTTCATCCAGGCTGAAGCAGCAGAGGCGAAGTCAGCTAAGGCCTAA